In a genomic window of Erigeron canadensis isolate Cc75 chromosome 5, C_canadensis_v1, whole genome shotgun sequence:
- the LOC122601941 gene encoding uncharacterized protein At3g28850-like, whose translation MGCVSSHLLNQDDDFMPIRQHIVSLTSTTYGLLTLDPSSSPTTVPPTPLRTEPRSDPKPEIINSWELMDGLDSTPESFRFCPQPSKPSPFRYALVENNQENSNPNHKNQNLIETHVSKPDFLDGFDRICPKKGENKVVIYTTSLRGVRKTFEACNAVRAVLEGFGVFYCERDISMDRGFRDELWELMKGKDKLELVPPRVFVKGRYIGGSDEVLRIVEDGYLGHLLEGLPKSKAGYVCDVCGGARFLPCIGCNGSCKKMYTVKDGIDGEQCGKTVTVKCSDCNENGLVRCPVCS comes from the coding sequence ATGGGCTGTGTTTCATCACATCTTTTAAACCAAGATGATGATTTTATGCCAATCCGTCAACACATTGTTTCTTTAACTTCCACAACTTATGGCCTTTTGACCCTTGACCCATCATCTTCCCCAACTACCGTACCACCGACCCCATTAAGAACCGAACCAAGATCCGACCCGAAACCCGAAATCATCAATTCATGGGAACTTATGGATGGGCTTGATTCAACACCTGAAAGTTTTAGATTTTGCCCACAACCGTCAAAGCCATCTCCTTTTAGATATGCACTTGttgaaaataatcaagaaaaTTCAAACCctaatcataaaaatcaaaacttgattGAGACCCATGTTTCAAAACCTGATTTCCTTGATGGGTTTGATAGGATTTGTCCTAAAAAGGGGGAAAATAAGGTGGTGATATATACAACTTCATTAAGAGGGGTTAGAAAGACTTTCGAGGCTTGTAATGCAGTTAGGGCAGTTCTTGAGGGGTTTGGAGTGTTTTATTGTGAACGAGATATATCGATGGACCGCGGTTTTAGGGACGAGCTTTGGGAGTTAATGAAAGGGAAAGATAAGTTAGAATTAGTCCCACCTAGGGTTTTTGTGAAAGGAAGGTACATTGGTGGATCTGATGAGGTTTTGAGGATAGTTGAAGATGGTTATTTGGGTCATTTACTTGAAGGTTTGCCTAAATCAAAAGCAGGGTATGTGTGTGATGTTTGTGGTGGTGCAAGGTTCTTGCCATGTATTGGTTGTAATGGAAGTTGTAAAAAGATGTACACTGTGAAGGACGGAATCGATGGAGAACAATGTGGGAAAACGGTGACTGTGAAATGTAGCGATTGTAATGAGAATGGACTCGTTCGTTGCCCTGTTTGTAGTTGA
- the LOC122602065 gene encoding NAC domain-containing protein 43-like produces the protein MSKEEMSLSVNVNGQSQVPPGFRFHPTEEELLHYYLRKKVAYEKIDLDVIRDVDLNKLEPWDIQEKCRIGSTPQNDWYFFSHKDKKYPTGTRTNRATAAGFWKATGRDKVIYSSLRRIGMRKTLVFYKGRAPHGQKSDWIMHEYRLDDNSTITSHQDYGSGSNISDSAQEEGWVVCRVFKKKNYHKAVVSPQRSSSAPSMDSTAQIQSLKKDGTSNNNVHDQLLMYLNGRSCKQETTHDSLANITNMHNEYTNPIQQFIMNPINDRFLHLPRLDSTSGQLISSSATFDQDHLTLQAHNSMTHLLTEPEHARDHENLDNWADLDRLVASQLNGQPRPSKHQLFTYNEQPNNEEICFPLDHDNQEPGRLHGSTSMTKPAYTASEIDLWSFAQSSSQSSSPDPFYHLSV, from the exons ATGTCTAAAGAAGAGATGAGTTTATCGGTGAACGTAAATGGCCAGTCTCAGGTGCCACCAGGGTTTCGGTTCCATCCTACAGAAGAAGAGCTTCTTCACTACTATTTACGAAAGAAAGTTGCATACGAAAAAATTGATCTTGATGTTATTCGTGATGTTGATCTTAACAAGCTCGAACCATGGGATATCCAAG agaaGTGCAGAATTGGATCAACTCCGCAAAATGATTGGTATTTCTTTAGTCACAAAGATAAGAAGTACCCAACTGGGACACGTACAAATCGTGCTACGGCTGCTGGTTTTTGGAAAGCCACTGGCCGGGATAAGGTGATCTATAGTAGCTTGAGGAGAATCGGTATGAGGAAGACACTCGTGTTCTATAAAGGGAGAGCACCTCATGGACAAAAATCCGATTGGATTATGCATGAATATAGACTAGATGATAATAGTACTATTACCTCTCATCAAGATTATGGCTCT GGTTCTAACATAAGTGATTCGGCACAAGAAGAAGGGTGGGTTGTATGCCGtgttttcaagaagaaaaactATCATAAAGCGGTCGTGAGTCCACAGAGGTCATCATCAGCGCCATCCATGGACTCAACTGCTCAAATTCAATCTTTAAAGAAAGATGGTACGAGTAATAATAATGTTCATGATCAATTGCTCATGTACTTAAACGGTAGATCCTGCAAGCAAGAAACTACTCATGATTCACTAGCCAATATCACCAACATGCATAATGAGTATACTAATCCTATCCAACAGTTCATAATGAACCCGATCAACGATAGATTTCTTCACCTTCCAAGGCTAGACAGTACCTCGGGTCAGTTGATCAGCTCATCAGCCACCTTTGATCAAGATCATTTGACCTTGCAGGCCCATAACTCTATGACCCATTTGCTGACAGAACCTGAACATGCTAGAGATCATGAAAATCTTGACAATTGGGCTGATCTTGACCGTCTCGTGGCTAGCCAGCTCAATGGCCAGCCACGACCGTCCAAACATCAGCTGTTTACCTATAATGAACAACCGAATAATGAAGAAATATGTTTCCCACTTGACCATGATAATCAAGAACCAGGACGGCTCCATGGCTCAACATCCATGACTAAACCGGCATATACTGCAAGTGAGATAGATCTATGGAGCTTTGCACAATCTTCATCACAGTCATCGTCCCCAGATCCGTTCTACCATTTGTCGGTATAG
- the LOC122600662 gene encoding glucan endo-1,3-beta-glucosidase 11-like has translation MFTPSSIAMKDPHFSPKLALLFTGFFYLLPALVTSVGINYGQIANNLPTPEHVVPLVKSIGATRVKLYDADPKVLKAFANTGVEFIVGLGNEYLSKMTDPSNAQIWVKQNVQCYLPATKIVSIAVGNEVLTFNDTSLSGCLLPAMQAVHTALVNLKLDSQVTVTTAHSVAILQNSYPPSSGSFRPDLKTCISPILDFLSKTCSPFLINAYPFFAYKANPKQVSLDFVLFQPNDGVVDPVTNLHYDNMLFAQIDAVYAALASLGYKKLPVQISETGWPSKGDQDELGASPENAKKYNGNLLKIIGQKKGTPARPNNDLNIFVFAMFNENLKPGPTSERNYGLFKPDGTPAYGLGFSGIAVSSGNSTSSSGGGGGSSGNGSGQNGPSIYLSPPANSSSGYLAISSSKERLVWSSWSILGMGLITMAAMAFHI, from the exons ATGTTTACACCATCATCAATAGCCATGAAAGATCCACATTTCTCTCCAAAGTTAGCTCTTCTCTTCACAG GGTTTTTTTACTTACTACCAGCTTTGGTGACTTCAGTAGGAATAAACTACGGCCAGATCGCCAACAACCTACCAACACCAGAACACGTGGTACCATTAGTCAAATCAATCGGCGCAACAAGAGTCAAACTCTACGATGCAGATCCTAAAGTACTAAAAGCATTCGCTAACACAGGTGTGGAGTTCATAGTCGGCCTTGGTAACGAATACTTATCGAAAATGACAGATCCATCAAACGCTCAAATTTGGGTCAAACAAAACGTTCAGTGTTACTTACCCGCTACTAAAATAGTCTCAATCGCAGTCGGAAACGAAGTGTTGACGTTTAACGACACTTCGCTCTCCGGCTGCTTGCTTCCAGCTATGCAAGCTGTACATACAGCTTTAGTTAATTTAAAATTAGATAGTCAAGTTACTGTCACAACAGCTCATTCTGTAGCCATATTACAAAATTCATATCCACCGTCTTCAGGTTCATTTAGACCCGATTTAAAAACATGTATTTCGCCTATCCTAGATTTTTTGTCGAAAACATGTTCGCCTTTTTTAATAAACGCGTATCCGTTTTTCGCGTATAAGGCGAACCCGAAACAAGTGTCGTTAGATTTTGTACTTTTTCAACCCAACGATGGAGTGGTTGACCCTGTGACAAATTTACACTATGATAATATGTTATTTGCACAAATAGATGCGGTTTATGCGGCTTTAGCTTCATTAGGGTATAAAAAATTACCGGTTCAAATATCGGAAACCGGATGGCCGTCGAAAGGTGATCAAGACGAGCTCGGTGCGTCACCTGAGAATGCGAAAAAATATAATGGGAATTTGTTGAAAATTATTGGTCAGAAAAAGGGTACACCGGCTAGGCCGAATAATGATTTGAATATATTTGTGTTTGCTATGTTTAATGAGAATTTGAAGCCCGGCCCTACTTCGGAGAGGAATTATGGGCTGTTTAAGCCGGATGGGACTCCGGCTTATGGGTTGGGCTTTTCTGGGATTGCTGTTTCGAGTGGAAACAGCACAAGCAGTagcggtggtggcggcggcagtAGCGGTAACGGGTCAGGACAGAATGGTCCGTCGATATATTTGTCACCGCCGGCGAACTCGTCAAGTGGGTACCTAGCGATTTCATCTTCTAAg GAAAGACTTGTTTGGAGCAGCTGGTCAATATTAGGCATGGGATTAATCACAATGGCAGCTATGGCATTCCATATATGA
- the LOC122601757 gene encoding uncharacterized protein LOC122601757 yields MSSSDEDSVSYMSKYTIDAEMLNTFVTLIEDKEAEVESYRMAIKPKIPRRTITRSLVEASTRLYNHYFAPQPVYPANYLRRRFRMSKEMFLRIVNDIYHFDAVQPLPKHFAFFHNAPTNVVGRPTSNIFQKCTSAIRQLAYASTADQLDEYLEMGSQTSADSLNYFCKCVVQLYHSEFLRKPTQEDVNRVTAKHEAVHGFPGMLGSVDCMHWAWRNCPMAWQGQYTRGDKGHPTIMLEAVASYDLWI; encoded by the coding sequence ATGTCGAGTTCCGACGAAGATTCAGTTTCATACATGAGTAAGTATACAATAGATGCCGAAATGTTAAACACTTTCGTTACTTTAATCGAAGATAAAGAAGCAGAAGTTGAGAGCTACAGAATGGCAATCAAACCAAAAATACCAAGAAGAACAATAACCAGAAGCCTTGTGGAAGCCTCCACACGTTTATACAATCATTACTTTGCCCCGCAACCTGTTTACCCTGCCAATTATTTAAGAAGGCGTTTTCGAATGTCGAAAGAAATGTTTCTTCGTATAGTGAACGATATATATCACTTTGACGCCGTACAACCATTACCAAAACACTTTGCATTCTTCCACAACGCTCCAACCAACGTTGTGGGTCGCCCGACGTCAAATATCTTTCAAAAATGTACTTCCGCTATACGCCAGCTGGCTTATGCTTCTACTGCCGACCAGTTAGATGAATACCTCGAAATGGGTTCTCAAACGTCTGCCGATTCGTTGAACTACTTCTGCAAATGTGTAGTTCAGTTATATCACTCAGAGTTTTTGAGAAAACCGACACAAGAAGATGTTAACCGCGTGACCGCTAAACACGAGGCGGTGCACGGTTTTCCAGGTATGCTTGGAAGCgttgattgtatgcattgggCTTGGAGAAACTGCCCAATGGCATGGCAAGGCCAATACACTCGTGGCGACAAAGGACATCCGACGATTATGCTTGAAGCagttgcttcatatgatttgtggatttga